In Pantoea cypripedii, the following proteins share a genomic window:
- a CDS encoding RAQPRD family integrative conjugative element protein, with translation MRQYRFLTALLMAALPVLQCHASEKDELALVMRQLDQVQAGLDRARVVANQTQDARFYFDYQQATHDITTMKQGISAYLEPSRAQPASPSSSVTGQYRAEAPAWR, from the coding sequence ATGCGTCAGTACAGATTCCTCACAGCACTGCTGATGGCAGCCCTGCCTGTGCTGCAGTGCCACGCGTCAGAGAAAGACGAACTTGCTCTGGTGATGCGCCAGCTCGATCAGGTGCAGGCCGGGCTGGACCGGGCCCGCGTGGTGGCAAACCAGACGCAGGATGCCCGCTTTTATTTCGATTACCAGCAGGCTACGCACGATATCACCACCATGAAGCAGGGCATCTCGGCCTATCTGGAGCCCTCCCGCGCACAGCCCGCGTCACCCTCGTCCTCTGTTACCGGACAGTACCGTGCTGAGGCGCCGGCATGGCGATGA
- a CDS encoding TIGR03758 family integrating conjugative element protein: MAMNGAQLNGWSAGTGSSLTPSQLNTLILGTLAVVILLFSAWSLVQAYRGLSSKAVTFRQFSELAVRLIVLYLATLFLFFH, encoded by the coding sequence ATGGCGATGAACGGGGCACAGCTCAACGGCTGGAGCGCCGGCACCGGCAGCAGCCTTACGCCCTCGCAGCTGAACACGCTCATTCTCGGCACCCTCGCGGTCGTCATTCTTCTGTTCAGCGCCTGGTCGCTGGTTCAGGCCTACCGCGGGCTGTCCTCAAAAGCGGTGACGTTCCGCCAGTTCAGTGAGCTGGCCGTGCGGCTGATTGTGCTTTATCTGGCAACGCTGTTTCTGTTTTTCCACTGA
- a CDS encoding TIGR03745 family integrating conjugative element membrane protein yields the protein MTSTLLRLYRAIRTRAERLLLTGLFFAGNALADLPPIEQPTTGGGGGTYNTMMGYAKMGGLAIGLLASVGAFLAVAHAVITSFHDIRKGKGTWTEFIMYAVVGIILILVVIYLATKASDIL from the coding sequence ATGACATCCACGTTACTCCGACTTTACCGGGCCATCCGGACCCGCGCAGAACGCCTGCTTCTGACAGGGCTGTTCTTTGCCGGCAATGCCCTGGCCGACCTGCCCCCCATCGAGCAGCCCACAACCGGCGGGGGCGGCGGAACCTATAACACCATGATGGGCTACGCCAAAATGGGCGGGCTTGCCATCGGCCTGCTCGCAAGCGTTGGCGCCTTTCTCGCCGTTGCGCACGCCGTCATCACCTCCTTTCACGACATCCGCAAGGGCAAAGGCACCTGGACCGAATTCATCATGTATGCGGTCGTCGGCATCATCCTGATTCTGGTGGTGATTTATCTCGCGACCAAAGCCTCAGACATTCTTTAA
- a CDS encoding TIGR03750 family conjugal transfer protein has translation MAVIDFLPDRLNNPPVVWKGFTSGEFLLAAITGVIAGIPLAVPLALVPFIGWLAFPSSMLLMPLAVVFFGGGWIAGYKRGKPENYIWQRLEEIRCRTGLSRTMILNSRAWEMKRTTAIKRGGQS, from the coding sequence ATGGCCGTCATCGACTTTCTTCCCGACCGACTGAACAACCCGCCCGTGGTGTGGAAAGGGTTCACCTCCGGTGAGTTTCTGCTGGCGGCCATCACCGGCGTCATTGCCGGTATTCCGCTGGCGGTGCCGCTGGCGCTGGTGCCGTTTATCGGCTGGCTGGCCTTTCCCTCCAGCATGCTGCTGATGCCGCTGGCCGTCGTTTTCTTCGGCGGCGGCTGGATTGCCGGGTACAAGCGCGGCAAGCCGGAGAACTACATCTGGCAACGTCTGGAGGAAATCCGCTGCCGCACCGGCCTCTCCCGAACCATGATCCTCAACAGCCGGGCGTGGGAGATGAAACGTACCACAGCGATAAAACGCGGAGGTCAGTCATGA
- a CDS encoding PFL_4703 family integrating conjugative element protein produces MSRFRNGMTARDNHIFSLRIVCALLFAGMLMAGIGWMRAPSELTIHNPPDLRSGSTRKWWEVPPSTVYSFAFYIFQQLNSWPKNGEVDYPAKIAQMSPYLTPSCQDFLNKDAEMRKNSDELRDRVRVVYEIPRRGYSSRSVTILDQDHWVAQLDLVADEYYHTEPVKRALVRYPLRVVRWEGDPERNPFGLALDCYAATPQRLEAVTMPEPEKK; encoded by the coding sequence ATGAGTCGCTTTCGCAACGGTATGACCGCGCGTGATAACCACATATTCTCCCTGCGCATTGTCTGTGCGCTGCTGTTTGCCGGCATGCTGATGGCCGGTATCGGCTGGATGCGCGCACCCTCTGAACTGACCATCCATAATCCGCCGGACCTGCGTTCCGGCAGCACGCGTAAATGGTGGGAGGTGCCACCGTCAACCGTTTACAGTTTTGCCTTCTACATTTTTCAGCAGCTTAATTCCTGGCCCAAAAATGGCGAGGTGGACTACCCGGCGAAAATTGCGCAGATGAGTCCTTACCTGACGCCCTCCTGTCAGGACTTTCTCAACAAAGACGCGGAGATGCGTAAAAACAGCGACGAACTCCGGGACCGCGTGCGCGTGGTGTATGAGATCCCAAGAAGGGGTTACAGCAGTCGCAGCGTCACCATTCTCGATCAGGATCACTGGGTTGCGCAGCTCGATCTGGTGGCAGATGAGTATTACCACACTGAGCCGGTAAAACGTGCGCTGGTTCGTTATCCCCTCAGGGTGGTGCGCTGGGAAGGTGACCCCGAGCGCAATCCCTTCGGACTTGCTCTGGATTGTTATGCGGCCACGCCGCAACGGCTGGAAGCCGTTACGATGCCTGAGCCGGAGAAAAAGTGA
- a CDS encoding TIGR03749 family integrating conjugative element protein, protein MKIHLKKCCLVLLAGLALSGAADAVELMKWERIPLQVPLTVGQERIVFVDKNVRVGFPPTLNSKLRIQSTGGVVYLDASEAFPVTRLELQNKENGEIILLDVSAAPGKTPRDPVKIVYDGEVVTATASDKQSVSSDGDSTGRETKQADTGSGTPDRRPAKLNAPLPVVLTRYAAQNMYGPLRTVEPVPGISPVSLKLPAVITTLMPGEPVTVTPMAAWSLQGSSVVALQVRNRSAGKVILDPRVLEGQFVTATFQHRWLGRAGTPEDTTVLYLVTAGRPEGAFIAEPPSLQPADGRKRRAKK, encoded by the coding sequence ATGAAGATTCACTTAAAAAAATGCTGTCTGGTCCTGCTCGCCGGACTGGCCCTGTCGGGGGCGGCTGACGCTGTTGAGCTGATGAAGTGGGAGCGTATCCCGCTGCAGGTTCCTCTGACCGTCGGACAGGAGCGCATCGTCTTCGTGGATAAAAACGTGCGCGTGGGTTTTCCGCCCACGCTGAACAGCAAACTGCGCATACAGAGCACGGGTGGCGTGGTGTATCTCGATGCCAGCGAAGCGTTTCCGGTGACGCGGCTTGAGCTGCAGAATAAGGAGAACGGCGAGATTATCCTGCTGGATGTATCAGCCGCACCGGGTAAAACCCCGCGTGATCCGGTCAAAATTGTCTATGACGGCGAGGTGGTCACAGCCACCGCCAGCGATAAACAGTCCGTCAGCAGCGACGGTGACAGCACCGGCCGTGAGACAAAACAGGCAGATACCGGGAGCGGAACACCTGATCGCAGACCAGCAAAACTGAATGCCCCCCTGCCTGTCGTGCTCACCCGTTATGCAGCACAGAACATGTACGGCCCGCTGCGCACGGTTGAACCGGTGCCGGGTATCAGCCCGGTGTCACTGAAGCTGCCTGCCGTCATCACCACGCTGATGCCGGGTGAACCGGTTACCGTCACGCCGATGGCAGCCTGGAGCCTGCAGGGCAGTAGCGTCGTCGCGCTGCAGGTTCGTAACCGTTCTGCAGGCAAGGTCATTCTTGATCCCCGGGTGCTGGAAGGCCAGTTCGTCACGGCAACGTTTCAGCATCGCTGGCTGGGGCGCGCGGGCACACCCGAGGATACAACCGTCCTCTATCTGGTGACGGCCGGTCGCCCGGAGGGGGCCTTCATTGCAGAGCCACCCTCGCTGCAGCCCGCTGACGGACGTAAACGGAGAGCGAAAAAATGA
- a CDS encoding TIGR03752 family integrating conjugative element protein, with amino-acid sequence MKAPSSNLLVKVAVPVVLAVTVVVGVKSCSGGGQQTGASHTATNATLKDLSPDDLKALGIEGDTPQDTLRTVVGNFRRVQGRLDALADDNKKLSDENKALKTTNSNVDTQINQAVSNARAGESEKRQQLSAQVTDLSTQVKQLMAQLQSGGSSGAAPGHSSAGPGSDIPIGLGYDSGLNAGATPGASSPDGLQWIEPKDGIAVDASGRAVTDSNKNNATGFSFATSFSEAGETGKQVAGKTASAVQTPLTDAQKATDPVYTLPENATLVGSRAMTALLGRIPIDGKVTDPYPFKVMIGKDNLTANGIELPDVQGAIVSGTATGDWTLSCVRGSITSITFVFSDGTVRTLPSPDGQGQNGNSSNQNSQGANNSSIGWISDDNGIPCISGTRKSNASTYLPTIAGLAAAGAAGDAFAQNQNTTQTNGYGGVTSSLTGDAGQAVLGKALSGGMRETIDWVKARYGQTFDAIYVPPGQTVALHITRQLAIDYEEKGRRVKYDFSLAGSGTGMD; translated from the coding sequence ATGAAGGCGCCATCCTCCAATCTTCTCGTGAAAGTCGCCGTGCCGGTGGTGCTGGCTGTCACCGTCGTGGTGGGCGTGAAATCCTGCTCCGGAGGCGGGCAACAGACAGGCGCTTCGCATACCGCCACGAACGCCACGCTGAAAGACCTGTCCCCGGATGACCTCAAAGCACTGGGTATTGAAGGCGACACGCCGCAGGACACGCTGCGCACGGTGGTGGGCAATTTCCGCAGAGTGCAGGGCCGTCTCGACGCGCTCGCAGATGACAACAAAAAGCTCAGTGACGAAAATAAAGCCCTGAAAACAACCAACAGCAATGTGGACACGCAGATTAATCAGGCCGTCAGCAATGCACGCGCCGGTGAGTCAGAAAAGCGCCAGCAGCTGAGCGCACAGGTGACCGACCTCAGCACGCAGGTGAAACAGCTGATGGCTCAGCTGCAGAGCGGCGGCAGTTCCGGTGCGGCTCCCGGACACAGCAGCGCAGGTCCCGGCAGCGATATTCCGATCGGTCTGGGCTATGACAGCGGACTGAACGCCGGTGCCACCCCCGGTGCATCCTCCCCCGATGGCCTGCAGTGGATTGAGCCAAAAGACGGTATTGCCGTGGATGCCAGCGGCCGGGCCGTGACCGACAGCAATAAGAATAACGCCACTGGATTTTCCTTTGCCACGTCCTTCAGCGAAGCGGGTGAGACAGGTAAACAGGTTGCAGGGAAAACTGCCTCAGCGGTGCAGACTCCGCTCACGGATGCACAGAAGGCGACTGACCCGGTGTACACCCTGCCTGAGAACGCCACGCTTGTCGGGAGCCGTGCCATGACCGCGCTGCTGGGGCGTATCCCCATTGATGGCAAAGTGACTGACCCCTATCCCTTCAAGGTAATGATTGGCAAAGACAACCTGACGGCAAACGGCATCGAGCTGCCCGACGTGCAAGGCGCGATTGTCTCCGGCACGGCGACGGGGGACTGGACGCTGTCATGTGTGCGGGGCTCCATTACCAGCATCACCTTTGTCTTTAGCGACGGCACTGTCAGGACTCTGCCTTCGCCTGACGGACAGGGGCAGAACGGAAACAGTAGTAATCAGAACAGTCAGGGCGCTAATAACAGCAGCATCGGCTGGATCTCAGACGATAACGGTATTCCCTGTATATCCGGGACGCGCAAAAGCAATGCCTCGACCTATCTGCCCACCATCGCGGGACTGGCTGCTGCCGGTGCCGCTGGCGATGCCTTTGCACAGAACCAGAATACCACCCAGACCAACGGTTATGGTGGCGTGACCTCGTCGCTGACCGGTGATGCCGGTCAGGCAGTGCTGGGTAAGGCACTCTCCGGCGGCATGCGGGAGACCATTGACTGGGTGAAAGCCCGCTATGGCCAGACGTTTGACGCCATCTATGTCCCGCCGGGTCAGACGGTGGCGCTGCATATCACGCGCCAGCTGGCCATCGATTACGAAGAAAAAGGCCGCAGGGTTAAATACGACTTCAGCCTGGCCGGCAGCGGCACGGGTATGGACTGA
- a CDS encoding DUF7446 family protein: MQNTNLEYRVGDIPLSGRLYAGFVRKDSGKWEGTARDVTDQALAAVGQKLVREGRHRLIPLPDGRMLRLSAEMTDPDVTEGADAQH; encoded by the coding sequence ATGCAAAACACGAATCTGGAGTACCGGGTGGGTGATATCCCGCTCAGCGGACGGCTGTACGCCGGCTTTGTCCGCAAAGACAGCGGAAAGTGGGAGGGGACGGCCCGTGACGTCACGGACCAGGCACTGGCTGCCGTCGGGCAGAAACTCGTGCGGGAAGGCCGTCACCGGCTGATACCCCTGCCGGACGGGCGTATGCTGCGCCTGTCAGCCGAAATGACTGACCCGGACGTGACGGAGGGCGCAGATGCGCAGCATTAA
- a CDS encoding TIGR03751 family conjugal transfer lipoprotein, which translates to MRSIKSLSLLFSAGVLTLLLTGCSTSKDEMLPPGDSTMLELWNDGASATHATGESRTTLRRPVTDSERVISQQTRDSYSRTQENEIQQTFPRLPNPDLVMYVFPHLADGNTPVPGYSTVFPFYSQVQFALPGERTEDL; encoded by the coding sequence ATGCGCAGCATTAAATCTCTCTCATTACTCTTTTCAGCGGGTGTGCTGACGCTGCTGCTGACCGGCTGCAGCACGTCGAAAGATGAGATGCTGCCGCCCGGGGACAGCACCATGCTGGAGCTGTGGAATGATGGTGCATCGGCAACCCATGCAACCGGTGAGAGCCGGACCACCCTGCGCCGCCCGGTCACGGACAGTGAGCGTGTTATTTCACAGCAGACCCGGGACAGCTACAGCCGCACCCAGGAGAACGAAATCCAGCAGACGTTTCCGCGTCTGCCCAATCCGGACCTGGTGATGTACGTCTTCCCGCATCTGGCCGACGGCAACACGCCGGTGCCCGGCTACAGCACGGTCTTCCCCTTTTACAGCCAGGTGCAGTTCGCGTTGCCCGGCGAGCGCACGGAGGATTTGTAA